The Silvanigrella paludirubra genome contains a region encoding:
- a CDS encoding deaminase domain-containing protein has protein sequence MQLNLIKSIFVISIFTCSGISVAANSDCNYLLNFKNQEIVVKDKGEQYRVFNEAHEFLNKVVSRYELFSSNDFLANKFKDYVLRAVFASTKIELLKNKLNENLPNFIGGDEFNKLTYNLLDQMKYLKANNEKFKLIERLSSENESLKTAKSNFDNARNEKKADGVINQLQADMAAINKKITKTQQDLKNLDIRPIPVEDHVVVTDFSYTINGEVLSSKNLPKMNDSIKIKLLLDEIDKDLKVILFKNISYLSDYETTDRINFLNQSKTFSYAEFIKSSGEKEKYYSISGMNFEFKKPSTQLKQKLQDKIRNNEYPLNKEALNERLHIIDTLLQDNIIMVNQFGKNYIPAINTKRRNSDLNKNDLANTQEFEIFEKLPINQGKKKADMIEEFYDLKNMQELGEETLKKFKSEQFILEKDARIADSEYKLLNQFLDRTIEVPNIVGELNVYTSKPACNSCITGYESFKEQRPNVSLKVITLIPKLETEMKADYLTRHQ, from the coding sequence ATGCAGTTAAACTTAATAAAAAGTATTTTCGTTATAAGTATTTTTACCTGTTCAGGTATTTCTGTTGCAGCAAATTCTGACTGTAATTATTTGCTTAATTTTAAAAATCAAGAGATCGTAGTTAAAGATAAAGGTGAACAGTATCGAGTTTTTAATGAAGCTCATGAGTTTTTAAATAAAGTTGTTTCGAGATATGAGTTATTTTCATCAAATGATTTTCTTGCAAATAAGTTTAAAGATTATGTTTTAAGAGCAGTATTTGCTTCAACCAAAATTGAATTATTAAAAAATAAGTTAAATGAAAATTTACCAAATTTTATAGGGGGAGATGAATTTAATAAACTAACTTATAATTTATTAGATCAAATGAAGTATTTAAAAGCAAATAATGAGAAGTTTAAATTAATTGAAAGATTGTCATCAGAAAATGAAAGTTTAAAAACTGCGAAAAGTAATTTCGATAATGCAAGAAACGAAAAAAAAGCAGACGGAGTAATTAATCAGTTGCAAGCAGATATGGCAGCTATAAATAAAAAAATAACTAAAACACAACAAGACTTAAAAAATTTAGATATTCGCCCCATCCCAGTGGAAGATCATGTTGTTGTAACAGATTTTAGTTATACTATAAATGGTGAAGTTTTATCATCTAAAAATCTTCCAAAAATGAATGATTCAATTAAAATTAAACTTCTTTTAGATGAAATTGATAAAGATTTAAAAGTAATCTTGTTCAAAAATATAAGTTATTTATCTGATTATGAAACGACAGATCGAATAAATTTCTTAAATCAATCAAAGACATTTTCTTATGCAGAGTTCATAAAAAGTAGCGGAGAAAAAGAAAAGTATTATTCAATAAGTGGAATGAATTTTGAATTTAAAAAGCCTTCAACGCAATTAAAACAAAAATTACAGGATAAGATTAGAAATAATGAATACCCTTTAAATAAAGAAGCCTTAAATGAAAGACTTCATATTATTGATACACTATTGCAAGATAATATTATAATGGTTAATCAATTTGGAAAGAATTATATTCCAGCTATCAATACTAAAAGAAGAAATTCTGATTTAAATAAAAACGATTTAGCAAATACACAAGAATTTGAAATTTTTGAGAAACTCCCGATTAATCAAGGCAAAAAAAAAGCTGATATGATTGAAGAGTTCTACGATTTAAAAAATATGCAAGAATTGGGCGAAGAGACTCTAAAAAAATTTAAATCCGAACAATTTATTTTGGAAAAAGATGCGCGCATTGCGGACTCTGAGTATAAATTGCTGAATCAATTCTTGGATAGAACAATTGAAGTTCCAAATATCGTTGGCGAATTAAACGTTTATACCTCTAAACCAGCATGCAATTCTTGTATTACTGGCTATGAGTCTTTTAAAGAGCAAAGACCAAATGTCTCTTTAAAAGTGATAACTCTTATCCCTAAACTTGAGACTGAAATGAAAGCAGATTATCTCACACGTCATCAATAA